One window of Trifolium pratense cultivar HEN17-A07 linkage group LG5, ARS_RC_1.1, whole genome shotgun sequence genomic DNA carries:
- the LOC123885826 gene encoding uncharacterized protein LOC123885826, translating into MAASFRWLLQLHKDVPKAASFYSEGLDFTVNVCTLRWAELQSGPLKLALMHSPIDQSTQKGYTSLLSFTVTDINSTVTKLIALGAELDGTIKHEVHGKVAAMRCIDGHVLGLFEPA; encoded by the exons AAAGACGTTCCAAAAGCCGCTAGTTTCTACTCAGAAGGCTTAGATTTCACTGTCAACGTTTGCACTCTCCGTTGGGCTGAACTTCAATCTGGTCCTCTTAAGCTTGCTCTCATGCATTCTCCCAT TGACCAAAGCACACAGAAGGGATACACTTCGCTTCTTTCATTTACAGTGACAGATATCAACAGTACTGTGACTAAACTTATAGCATTAGGAGCTGAACTTGATGGAACTATCAAACATGAAGTACATGGAAAG GTTGCAGCTATGAGGTGCATTGATGGACATGTCTTAGGCCTCTTTGAACCTGCTTAA
- the LOC123886719 gene encoding potassium transporter 5-like yields MATDEANSIGMEVEEITKCNETIETSVKERNTSFPKLRRCRLNSLNVEAGKVSGITDHSSELSWMATLSLAFQSLGVVYGDIGTSPLYVFASSFTNGTIDHSDDILGVLSIIYYTILVFPLLKYCFIVLLANDNGNGGAFALYSLLCRHAKVSLIPNQQPEDMQLSNYKLETLSSNQKLKQKLENNYFARVLFLFMTILGTTMVIGDGFFTPPMSVISAVSGISSKLGQDYVVGITIVILVSLFMVQRFGTDKVGFSFAPIITIWFILIGGTGLYNLFKYDVGVLRAINPKYIVNYFQRDGKKAWMSLGGIFLCISGCEAMFADLGHFSVRAIQISFSFITLPAILAAYSGQAAYLRKFPNTVSNIFYACIPGPLYWPTFVIAVIASIIASQAIVSGAFSIASQALSMGCFPRVKVVHTSATHEGQVYIPAINYMFMFACIAVTILFRTSEKLSNAYGVAIVCDMTITTFLVSIVMLIVWKKNIWQVALFSIPFGCIELLYLSSQMVKFKEGGFLPLVSAIIFTIVMGIWFYAQKEKYMFELNNKVSSESLIKLVNDLSTNRIHGFGVLYSELVQGIPPIFAHFIANIPTIHSVVVFVSMKAIPISNVVLEERFLFRYVEPKECKIFRCIVRHGYNDVIGNYMEFESQLVQYLKEFIIQESNYMSELDSIQSPGVVEGIENEIKFIDEALGKGVVYMLGEIDVVANPKSSILNKIIVNTYTFLRRNFQQRDELMAIPRRKLLKVGMTYEI; encoded by the exons ATGGCTACTGATGAAGCAAATTCTATAGGCATGGAGGTAGAAGAGATAACAAAGTGTAATGAAACAATAGAGACAAGCGTCAAAGAGAGAAATACATCGTTTCCGAAGCTTCGCCGTTGCCGTTTAAACTCACTCAATGTGGAAGCCGGAAAAGTTTCCGGCATCACTGATCACTCCTCTGAG TTGAGTTGGATGGCAACTTTATCATTAGCATTTCAAAGCTTGGGAGTTGTATATGGTGATATTGGAACATCTCCACTTTATGTGTTTGCAAGCTCATTCACAAATGGTACTATTGATCATAGTGATGACATTCTTGGGGTCTTATCTATCATATATTATACCATTTTGGTCTTCCCATTGctcaaatattgttttattgtACTTTTGGCTAACGACAATGGCAATG gTGGGGCGTTTGCACTATATTCACTACTATGTAGACATGCCAAAGTGAGTTTGATTCCAAATCAACAACCAGAAGACATGCAGCTTTCTAATTACAAACTAGAAACACTTTCTAGTAATCAAAAGTTGAAGCAAAAGCTTGAAAACAATTATTTTGCACGTgtgctttttttatttatgactATTTTGGGAACTACTATGGTTATAGGAGATGGATTTTTCACTCCACCAATGTCAG TTATTTCTGCGGTAAGCGGTATCAGTTCTAAATTAGGtcaag aTTATGTTGTCGGTATCACTATAGTGATATTGGTCTCTCTTTTTATGGTGCAAAGATTTGGTACTGATAAAGTAGGATTTTCATTCGCTCCAATTATAACCATATGGTTTATATTAATTGGAGGAACTGGTCTTTACAACTTGTTCAAATATGATGTTGGGGTATTACGTGCTATTAATCCAAAATATATTGTTAATTACTTTCAACGTGATGGTAAAAAAGCATGGATGTCACTTGGTGGAATATTTTTATGCATCTCAG GATGTGAAGCCATGTTTGCTGACTTGGGTCACTTCAGTGTTCGAGCCATTCAA ATTAGTTTCTCTTTTATTACACTTCCAGCAATATTGGCAGCATATAGTGGACAAGCAGCATATCTCCGAAAGTTCCCTAACACtgtatcaaatattttttatgcatgTATACCAG GTCCTTTGTATTGGCCAACATTTGTTATTGCTGTTATTGCCTCCATCATAGCAAGTCAAGCAATAGTTTCAGGAGCATTTTCCATTGCATCTCAAGCTTTAAGTATGGGTTGTTTTCCAAGGGTTAAGGTTGTACATACTTCCGCTACACATGAAGGCCAAGTTTATATTCCTGCAATCAACTATATGTTCATGTTTGCATGTATTGCAGTTACTATTCTCTTCAGAACCTCGGAAAAGCTTAGCAATGCATACG GGGTTGCAATAGTTTGTGATATGACGATCACAACTTTTTTGGTTTCCATTGTAATGTTGATTGTATGGAAGAAAAACATATGGCAAGTAGCTCTATTTTCTATCCCATTTGGTTGCATTGAGTTGTTGTATTTGTCATCACAAATGGTAAAGTTCAAAGAAGGTGGTTTTCTTCCTCTAGTATCTGCAATCATCTTCACTATTGTAATGGGAATATGGTTTTAtgcacaaaaagaaaaatacatgtTTGAACTCAACAACAAAGTTTCCTCTGAGAGTTTAATAAAATTGGTGAATGACCTAAGCACGAATCGCATCCATGGATTCGGAGTTTTATATTCTGAGCTTGTACAAGGAATTCCTCCAATATtcgctcacttcattgctaacATACCAACAATTCATTCagttgttgtgtttgtttccATGAAAGCAATTCCAATTAGCAATGTTGTATTGGAAGAGAGGTTTCTCTTTCGATACGTGGAGCCAAAAGAATGCAAAATATTCCGTTGCATTGTAAGACATGGTTACAATGATGTAATTGGAAATTATATGGAGTTTGAGTCACAATTGGTGCAATATCTAAAGGAATTTATTATACAAGAAAGTAATTATATGTCCGAGCTTGATTCAATTCAATCACCAGGTGTGGTTGAAGGAATTGAAAATGAGATAAAGTTTATAGATGAGGCATTGGGGAAAGGTGTGGTGTATATGTTAGGGGAAATAGACGTAGTGGcaaatccaaaatcatcaattttgaATAAGATTATTGTTAATACATATACCTTTTTGAGAAGGAACTTTCAACAAAGGGATGAGTTGATGGCTATCCCTCGTAGAAAGCTTCTCAAGGTTGGAATGACATATGAAATATGA